Proteins found in one Zea mays cultivar B73 chromosome 1, Zm-B73-REFERENCE-NAM-5.0, whole genome shotgun sequence genomic segment:
- the LOC103637539 gene encoding uncharacterized protein, producing the protein MEKKLLLPLAVAHKHAHGGGGERPWARPWRWAKTAFFVAAMLASLLLVCAPPLLVVLLDLALPPALLLRGGDGGGGSLALAVVAQARAFDFRSSLVDLPAVSAARALLILCAYVACGGGGAYLGVVVACAAGSVCYVLAKAAAVLPRRAAGGARAVAAAGGPEAMLLLSLALAAAHLAVAYRTSCRERRRMLVYRIDVEGAVRLKGGHQTPKGPKQ; encoded by the exons ATGGAGAAGAAGCTGCTGCTGCCGCTGGCGGTGGCGCACAAGCACGCGCACGGAGGCGGCGGGGAGCGGCCGTGGGCGCGGCCGTGGCGGTGGGCCAAGACCGCCTTCTTCGTCGCGGCGATGCTGGCATCGCTCCTGCTCGTCTGCGCGCCGCCGCTGCTCGTCGTGCTCCTCGACCTCGCGCTCCCGCCGGCGCTCCTCCTCCGCGGCGGGGATGGCGGCGGCGGCTCGCTCGCGCTGGCGGTCGTGGCCCAGGCGCGGGCGTTCGACTTCCGCTCCTCGCTCGTCGACCTGCCCGCCGTCTCCGCGGCGCGCGCGCTGCTCATCCTCT GCGCGTACGTGGCGTGCGGCGGAGGCGGCGCGTACCTAGGGGTGGTGGTGGCGTGCGCGGCGGGGTCCGTGTGCTACGTGCTCGCCAAGGCCGCGGCCGTGCTGCCGCGCCGCGCCGCGGGTGGCGCTCGCGCCGTAGCCGCTGCCGGCGGCCCGGAGGCCATGCTCCTCCTCTCCCTGGCGCTCGCCGCCGCGCACCTCGCCGTGGCGTACCGGACCAGCTGCCGCGAGCGCCGCCGAATGCTCGTGTACAGGATCGACGTTGAAGGCGCC GTGAGGTTAAAAGGAGGCCATCAAACACCCAAAGGGCCCAAGCAGTAG